TGCATTTTGAGAACTAGGAGTTTCTAAATTCATGCTTAAGCAAGCGACGGAAAGAGTCTTGTAAGAGTTCGCATTTGCATCCAAATAAATCGTTGTTGAGTACAATGAAACCATATTTTGTACACCTGACGATTGAGAAAGGAAGGTTGTACCCGGTTTTATTGTGATTTCTAATGCGTGGTCAGTGTTTGATTTTAGGTTGAGCTTGATCTGTTGGAGGTTCATGCCTTCTACTGTTGCTTGAACTATACCTTGGGTTATGGCTGTTTGCAGGTCAATACTTGTGGGAGTCGTAGTTGGGGTTGAAGTTATGGAGGGAGTAGGTGTCGGGGTGCTTTGTTGAGTTGGACTAGCTGAAGGAGTTACTGGTGGGGGCGTTAGTATTGGCTGTGAAGTGACGGGGGGTAACGAGTCCGAGGGGGTAGCAGAGGGAGGCGGCGAAGGGGAGGTTTCACCATAAGTAATTGGTTTGTTATTGATAGCCACCAAGTAAATTGCGCTTCCGGCTACAATGCAGATGAATAATAAGATAACAAGGGATATGGCTATTGCCACCTTTTTTGTCGGATTAAATTGCATAAAAATTGCCCACCTATCGATTTTACCGAAAAAATCCAAATAAATGAAATAAACTGCCAGCTAATATATGTTTAAAGAAAAAACGCCCACCATTTTTGTTGAAGCTTTTAAAAATCTAACGATGCTTTTATTGTTAGTTTCAGACATCTTTGAAAAAGTATTAAGCTAATCCAAATGGGCTTCGTGCAAGATGCTACAAATGTGAGGCGTAAGGTTTTTAGGAAGCGTAAGTATGCTAAAGGAAGCGCACATCTCAAAAAAGAAGCAGATATATAGGAAAACTGCATTGAGAAAGATGCAAAACGTGTGGGCCGGTCGTCTAGCCTGGTTAGGACATCTGCTTGACGTGCAGAAGGTCGCCGGTCCGAATCCGGTTCGGCCCACCATTCTTCCCTTGATTATAGCATTCAATTGCAGAGTCGGGGCTTGTTTCCATGTCTTAGGTCCAAAATGATCCGATATGTTCGATAGGGCTTGTTCTCTGACTATGAAAGATTTAGGCATCTATTCTGGGCGCTTTCGACTATAGTCTTGTCCAAACAGAGACGCATAGTTGTTTTAGTCTGTTGTAGTTGTTTCCACATGAAAACGCTATTCCAATCGAATTAGATTGTCTAATCTTTCTGTTTGTTCCATCTCTTTTTTCTCTCTATTGTTATCCTTAAGAACGGTTCAGGAAGAATAGCAGGTGATTCATCAGTGGATCAATACAAATTAGGGGATCAAGCCATAGCAATAAAGAAAACGAAAGCTGAAAATCCTGATTTGGATGAGGATACTTTAGGTAGGAAAGCTATTAGGAGATAAATTTGAGCAACATATACTGAAAACGCTTTTAAAAAGTACGAAGCTGAGACGATAAGGAGAGTCAGGGATATGATAAAAGTGTAATTTAATCCCACTAGTCCTAACAGCTTTAAAATGTAAATCATTCGACTAAGAATTGAATAAGTTAGGTACGCACTAATTTAATATACAACTTGTATATATAGCGAGTATTTGCCAAATAGGCACTCGTTTGCCTGCTAAATTAGTATTCCGAGTTTGAAAAGCGGCTGAGCAAAATGACTAAATTGGAACTCCTGCTCGTAAATCCACCAAAATATAATGGTTTTTCAGTTACAAGGGAAGAACGCTGCGAAGAAGTCACCCGCTATTTGGTACTCATGCCTGCAACTCTGCTACTTTTGGCTAGCGCATTGAGAAAGCAAGGCCACCATGTTGAGTTGGTTGATGCGAACGCATTCAATCTTGGAATAGAAGAGTTAACAAAAAAATTTGATAACAAGAAATTCGACTGTGTTCTTTTTCCTTTTAATTCGTACGTAATATGGCAAGATATGAAGATCTGCGGCATCGCAAAGAAATCAAACCAATCATGCAAGACAATCAGTTTCTCTTTTTACTCAAGAGTAATAGCAAAAGAATTACTCTCCAACTACGAAGAGTTGGACATACAAATAGTCGGTTCTCCTTTTTCAGTTGTGCCCAGATTAATCAAGTGCTTTGCTGACAATGATAACGTTGAAACCGTGCGGGGGATAGCCTATAGAAAAAATAACCACGAAATAGTAGTAAACAACACAATTAAAGAGAAAGCATTAGCCGATTTTCCGCTTCCAGCCTATGACTTGTTACCGTCTTTCAAGCCTTACTACATAATTGATCCCCATTTGACTCCTGTTGCGTTAGTAATATCTGGGATAGGTTGCCCATTTTCCTGCAATTTTTGCAACTATGCTCAAACTGGATATGAAACTAGACCTATTTACAGTATAATCGATGAACTTAGACTATTAAAGCGACTTGGAAACCTTAAGTACGTTTGGTTTTACGATGCATCTTTTACTGTCAATCGTAAAAGGGCTACCGCCATTTGTGAAGCAATCATAAAAGAAGGCTTGCATTTCAAATGGTTTTGTGATTCAAGGGTGGATTCAGTCGATCAAGAGTTGCTTACACTAATGAGGAAATCTGGTTGCATCGGTATTTCTTACGGAGTGGAATCTGGATGCCAAAGAATCCTTGACGCGATGGGAAAAGGTTGTACGATAGAGCAGGCTAGAAAAGCATTAATCTGGACTCGCAAAGCAAGAATTATGGTTCAAATGAACATGATTATTGGTTATCCCGGAGAAAATGTCACATCACTTAACGAAAGCAAGGCCTTCATTAAAGAGATACTCCCCGAGAATTTACAAATCGCAACCCTTCAGGTTGTACCTGGAACGGCACTTTTCAGAGAGACAGCACTTAACCATGAAAAAGCCGAGAAGAATGATTTGGCACCATGCTTTAAGTATCGAGAATCCAAGCAGCTAAATGATGAAATAACAAGGATGAAACGAATTCTTTTGTTCAATCCTAAATGGTGGCTGCTTTCCGCAAGATCCCTATCGTTGAATCCGGAGCTAGTTTTACCACTGCTTGGAACATATGCCAGGGGATTCAGTGAAAAGGCTTTTTCTTACTTTTACCAATCATCTCTTGGAATGGCACTTGAACGCACACAATTTACACTCACGAGGGAAGAAGCCGTAGTTTAATATTCTAAAGTTATCTTTGTCATAAATTTCTTTCATTCTTTGAGGTGAGTAATCCAAGTAATGTTTCGCCAATATACTTCGGGGTATTCGTCCGCAAAGAGTATCAACGTAGCTATCGCTGACATCCTTTGAAACCATCTCACAACAGAATAAGTCCCTTAATCTCGAGGTGTGATAATTAATCCTGTCTTTGTTCTTGCCTATTTCCAAATATTGTGACTTTCCTTATTGACATTGGAAATAGTTTTGGATTGTCATCTTTTCCCATTCTTCAAGTATTGCTTTGGAACTTGAGATGTTTCTTCATTGAAGAAACTGAGCCGAGCCTTTTTAGTCTCTCCTGAATGAGGCTTTGGCTCAATCATCTTTTTCTCAAAATCGATACATCTTCAATTGAAAAATTCAAGACATCCATTCGTATTATTCCCCGTTTTCTTGATTGGAATTCTTTTCAGAAATAAGCTCAACATTCTGCTTGACGTACAGAAGGTAGCTGGTCCGAATCCGGTTCGGTCCACCACAAACAATTATTCTCAGCATCTCTTGTTCAAACAAGCTAGTGACTGGAACCGCAGAGGTTTTTAACCTCACAAACGTGTCAATCATCATTTTGCTTCTCGAAAAATTTATTAACAATACTTCACGTGTTACTAAATTAAAAAATCGTAATACAAATTATCATGGGACGTATGCAAATGGGAAAAAACAAAATCTTCGCCATTGTGGCAATAGCAATAGTCATAATCGCAGGCATAAGTGCAGTTTACCTCCTCACCTCAAACCAAGCAAACAATCAACCAACAGCAACAACTGTCACCGACGCACTCGGGAGAACAGTAACCATACCCCAACAGGTAGACTCCATCTACTGCATAGGCGCATGTTCCTTGCGGTTAGTGTCTTATTTTAACGCAGTTGACAAAGTACACGCAATCGAAACCGCCGGCACATTCAACACACTTGACGACCAAACATACTACCTCATCAACAAAGAAAAATTCTCAAACCTACCCCAAGTCGCAACCACCGCTGAAGCCATCCTAGACCTCAACCCCAGCCTCATAATCACATCCACCGCCGAAGACATCGCAACCGCAGACACTCTTCAAAGCCAAACCAACATCCCCGTCTACGTCATCAACGCCAACGTCGAATTCGGACAAGCATATTATGACCAGATAACTTCTCTGGGTACTTTGTTGGGAGAGTCAACCAGAGCTGCACAACTCAATGAGGGCGTCGCCAACATGATCAGCGAAATCACAGCTAAAGCAACTACTGCCAGCGTCGAGAAAGCCTATGCATGTGGCATGTTCTATTATGGCGGAGCGTCATTCCTCAAAGGCTCTGGCAACTATTTGCCCTTCGACTACTCGATGGTCACAAACGCGATTGAGCCTGCCGCTAATGGTCAACCTTACACCATCACGCTCGAAACCCTCATCGCAGCAAACCCAGACTACATATTTATAGACAGCATAGGACTAAACAGTTGCATCGACACAATCAACGGATACATTGACTCAAACACAGGATTAGCCGATGTTGCTGCAATTAAAGACAACAACATCTATTCAACATTGGTCTACAAGTGCTACGGCACCAATTGGGATAACCAGCTAGTGAACGTTTACTACATTGCATCAATAATGAACGGAAACCTCTACTCTTGGAACTTCGAGAACAAAGCAAACGAAATCATACAGCTATTTTATCCAGGAACCACAATGACCTACGCTCAAATCGCAGCAGCGCAGACAGGCAACGGATGCAGCAAAGTCACGCTGTAATCTGTTAATATACCTTTTTTTACATTATTTTTTTCCAATGGATGTGTAGTGGACGAGCAAAAAGCAAGTTAACCATC
This genomic stretch from Candidatus Bathyarchaeota archaeon harbors:
- a CDS encoding radical SAM protein, with product MTKLELLLVNPPKYNGFSVTREERCEEVTRYLVLMPATLLLLASALRKQGHHVELVDANAFNLGIEELTKKFDNKKFDCVLFPFNSYVIWQDMKICGIAKKSNQSCKTISFSFYSRVIAKELLSNYEELDIQIVGSPFSVVPRLIKCFADNDNVETVRGIAYRKNNHEIVVNNTIKEKALADFPLPAYDLLPSFKPYYIIDPHLTPVALVISGIGCPFSCNFCNYAQTGYETRPIYSIIDELRLLKRLGNLKYVWFYDASFTVNRKRATAICEAIIKEGLHFKWFCDSRVDSVDQELLTLMRKSGCIGISYGVESGCQRILDAMGKGCTIEQARKALIWTRKARIMVQMNMIIGYPGENVTSLNESKAFIKEILPENLQIATLQVVPGTALFRETALNHEKAEKNDLAPCFKYRESKQLNDEITRMKRILLFNPKWWLLSARSLSLNPELVLPLLGTYARGFSEKAFSYFYQSSLGMALERTQFTLTREEAVV
- a CDS encoding ABC transporter substrate-binding protein, with the protein product MGKNKIFAIVAIAIVIIAGISAVYLLTSNQANNQPTATTVTDALGRTVTIPQQVDSIYCIGACSLRLVSYFNAVDKVHAIETAGTFNTLDDQTYYLINKEKFSNLPQVATTAEAILDLNPSLIITSTAEDIATADTLQSQTNIPVYVINANVEFGQAYYDQITSLGTLLGESTRAAQLNEGVANMISEITAKATTASVEKAYACGMFYYGGASFLKGSGNYLPFDYSMVTNAIEPAANGQPYTITLETLIAANPDYIFIDSIGLNSCIDTINGYIDSNTGLADVAAIKDNNIYSTLVYKCYGTNWDNQLVNVYYIASIMNGNLYSWNFENKANEIIQLFYPGTTMTYAQIAAAQTGNGCSKVTL